The Amycolatopsis mongoliensis genome includes a window with the following:
- a CDS encoding carboxymuconolactone decarboxylase family protein: MEPRFSLTDNEIGAKFAKRFGTASLAIIQSPLPKVTQELVSLRVSQINGCGWCVDIHTQELAAAGETAVRINLVAAWREATVFGEAEQAALALAEEGTRIADAHPGVSDDTWDRVREHYDDDQTAALVALVAQMNSANRLAVILHQKGGSYQPGMLG; the protein is encoded by the coding sequence ATGGAACCCCGGTTCAGCCTGACCGACAACGAGATCGGTGCCAAGTTCGCCAAGCGGTTCGGCACCGCGAGCCTCGCGATCATCCAGTCGCCGCTGCCGAAAGTCACCCAGGAGCTGGTGTCGTTGCGCGTCAGCCAGATCAACGGCTGCGGCTGGTGCGTCGACATCCACACCCAGGAGCTCGCGGCCGCCGGGGAGACCGCGGTGCGGATCAACCTCGTCGCCGCCTGGCGCGAAGCGACGGTGTTCGGCGAGGCCGAGCAGGCCGCGCTGGCGCTGGCCGAGGAGGGCACCCGGATCGCCGACGCCCACCCCGGCGTCTCCGACGACACCTGGGACCGCGTGCGCGAGCACTACGACGACGACCAGACCGCCGCGCTGGTCGCCCTCGTGGCCCAGATGAACTCGGCCAACCGGCTCGCGGTGATCCTGCACCAGAAGGGCGGCTCGTACCAGCCCGGCATGCTCGGCTGA
- a CDS encoding class I SAM-dependent methyltransferase has translation MTKAERWNRYWDRKSATYDAEMGVWDRRLFGDSREWACEQAAGEVLEVAVGTGLNLAWYPAEVTLTGLDLSSGMLELARSRARDLGRAVTLRQGSAHELPFAEASFDTVLCTFGLCAIPDPAAAVGEMSRVLRPGGRLILVDHVAASSWPVRAMQWLVELASVPLAGEHFRRRPLKLVEALGLPIDRRERFKLGLVERLVARKVS, from the coding sequence ATGACCAAGGCGGAGCGGTGGAACCGGTACTGGGACCGCAAGTCGGCGACCTACGACGCGGAGATGGGTGTCTGGGACCGCCGCCTCTTCGGCGACTCGCGGGAATGGGCCTGCGAGCAGGCGGCCGGTGAGGTGCTGGAAGTCGCCGTCGGGACCGGGCTCAACCTCGCCTGGTACCCCGCGGAGGTGACGCTCACCGGGCTCGACCTGAGCTCCGGGATGCTCGAGCTCGCGCGGTCACGAGCCCGCGACCTCGGCCGGGCGGTCACCCTGCGGCAGGGCAGCGCACACGAGCTGCCGTTCGCCGAGGCGTCGTTCGACACGGTGCTGTGCACGTTCGGCCTCTGCGCGATCCCGGACCCCGCGGCGGCGGTGGGCGAGATGAGCCGGGTCCTGCGTCCCGGCGGCCGGCTGATCCTGGTCGACCACGTGGCTGCGTCGTCGTGGCCGGTGCGGGCGATGCAGTGGCTGGTGGAGCTGGCCAGCGTTCCGCTGGCGGGCGAGCACTTCCGGCGTCGTCCGCTGAAGCTGGTGGAGGCGCTCGGGCTGCCGATCGACCGGCGGGAGCGGTTCAAGCTGGGGCTGGTCGAGCGGCTGGTGGCCCGCAAGGTCAGCTGA